Proteins encoded by one window of Channa argus isolate prfri chromosome 13, Channa argus male v1.0, whole genome shotgun sequence:
- the si:dkey-72l14.3 gene encoding glyco_hydro_56 domain-containing protein, translating into MAWTKPWFPPDPKLKTKRASYNHRTFSPTIPQVQSPVLLPLLLLLTALAAFCIAGPPQPASPPLLSGQPFIIFWGIPDSSCSARPDPRSFAMEPEGRVAVFYEETLGNYPYFVDKDTPVNGGLPQHTRLNDHLLKTQRDLEAALPAPRYLGLGVLLWAEWAPQWSRNQEKQTMYLEASRNLLKAFFPTWTSEEVEKWSQVDFEAAAQSVMTETLREIQRLRPKALWGVSPYPSCYNGNPTQTTSANYTGQCPAAEMALNDELLWLWKRCSALYPLLSVEKLQGGTSGAKLYLSSRIREALRVSSLSRTEFDLPVFPLVKSVYTSTNTFLSQADLVSTVGESAAMGTAGVVIWERNETKTERECQDLAEFVRKVLGPYSINVTTATRLCSTSLCQGKGRCVRQNPESSAYLHLPPLSPSQVLEKVMEKGGAAKATDQPDTGAKPAEPDPVEIWKNDFQCQWYKTEDGDISDQPSPQDGASVGVTVAENSANVVGTAPFTLASTTQGASVTGLRESDSPDNGSPTPSLEVPTDNTHLLGSPSLTVLLLLVAGKLCMET; encoded by the exons ATGGCGTGGACCAAGCCATGGTTCCCTCCAGACccaaagctgaaaacaaaacgtGCATCTTATAATCACAGGACTTTTTCACCCACCATTCCCCAAGTCCAGTCCCCTGTTCTGCTGCCCCTACTCCTCTTGCTTACTGCCTTGGCTGCTTTCTGTATAGCTGGTCCACCCCAACCAGCCAGCCCCCCTCTCCTATCTGGACAGCCTTTTATCATCTTCTGGGGCATCCCTGACTCGTCCTGCTCCGCTCGTCCAGATCCCAGATCTTTCGCAATGGAACCTGAGGGCAGGGTGGCCGTCTTTTATGAGGAGACATTGGGAAACTACCCATATTTTGTAGACAAGGACACACCGGTCAACGGAGGGCTGCCACAGCACACGCGCCTGAACGATCACCTCCTGAAGACACAGCGGGACTTGGAGGCAGCTTTACCTGCACCAAGGTACCTTGGGTTGGGGGTGCTGCTCTGGGCAGAGTGGGCCCCCCAGTGGTCCAGGAACCAAGAGAAGCAGACAATGTATCTGGAGGCGTCAAGAAACCTGCTGAAGGCCTTCTTTCCTACATGGACCTCAGAAGAAGTGGAGAAGTGGTCACAG GTGGACTTTGAGGCTGCCGCTCAGTCAGTAATGACGGAGACTCTACGGGAGATCCAAAGGTTACGGCCTAAAGCATTATGGGGTGTCTCCCCATACCCCAGCTGTTACAACGGCAACCCCACACAGACAACGTCAGCCAATTACACCGGCCAGTGCCCTGCTGCAGAAATGGCCCTTAACGATGAACTTTTGTGGCTCTGGAAACGATGCTCTGCCCTCTACCCGCTGCTCAGTGTGGAGAAGCTGCAG GGTGGGACCTCTGGAGCAAAGCTTTATTTATCCAGTCGAATAAGAGAAGCACTACGGGTGTCATCCCTCAGTAGGACAGAGTTTGATCTCCCAGTGTTCCCACTGGTTAAGAGCGTCTACACTTCAACAAACACTTTCCTGTCACAG GCAGACCTGGTCAGCACAGTAGGAGAAAGTGCTGCCATGGGAACAGCTGGAGTTGTCATCTGGGAGAGAAATGAGACTAAAACAGAG AGAGAGTGTCAGGACCTGGCAGAGTTTGTCCGCAAAGTTCTGGGACCCTACTCCATCAACGTTACCACAGCAACACGACTCTGCTCGACCTCACTGTGCCAGGGAAAGGGCAGATGTGTTCGTCAAAATCCAGAAAGCTCTGCCTATCTCCACCTCCCACCCCTATCCCCATCCCAAGTGTTGGAGAAGGTGATGGAAAAG GGAGGGGCAGCAAAAGCCACAGATCAGCCAGACACGGGTGCTaaaccagcagaaccagaccCAGTAGAGATATGGAAGAATGATTTCCAGTGTCAGTGGTACAAGACTGAAGATGGGGACATCTCAGACCAGCCGTCCCCCCAAGACGGAGCATCTGTTGGTGTAACAGTAGCAGAAAATTCTGCAAATGTAGTAGGGACTGCTCCTTTCACACTAGCTTCTACAACACAAGGTGCCTCTGTGACTGGGTTAAGAGAGAGTGATTCCCCAGATAATGGAAGTCCAACACCTTCACTGGAAGTTCCCACAGATAATACACATCTGCTGGGTTCTCCAAGCCtgactgtgctgctgttgcttgTGGCTGGGAAACTTTGTATGGAAACTTAA